The following coding sequences lie in one Apium graveolens cultivar Ventura chromosome 1, ASM990537v1, whole genome shotgun sequence genomic window:
- the LOC141711449 gene encoding uncharacterized protein LOC141711449, which translates to MVLISDNGPQFVGSDFKAYLKELGIKHKRASVAHPQGNGQVEVTNRTILRGLEKRLEESKKTRTDELPKVLWSYRTTPRTGTRETPFKLAYGTEVRLPVETGSPSHRGINFDNVSNVKGLKTNLELLDEVGDRAVMKMENYKEKTKLYFAKKIQNQGI; encoded by the coding sequence ATGGTCTTGATCTCGGATAACGGGCCACAGTTTGTCGGATCAGACTTCAAAGCATATCTGAAAGAGCTTGGGATCAAGCATAAGAGAGCATCCGTGGCACACCCCCAGGGTAACGGACAGGTCGAGGTCACTAACAGGACTATACTCCGGGGTCTAGAGAAAAGACTGGAGGAATCCAAGAAGACCAGGACAGATGAACTCCCGAAAGTCTTATGGTCTTACAGGACCACCCCCAGGACAGGAACCAGAGAGACTCCTTTCAAACTGGCTTATGGCACCGAAGTTCGACTCCCAGTCGAAACCGGATCACCCTCCCACAGAGGTATCAATTTCGATAATGTCTCCAATGTGAAAGGCCTGAAAACCAACCTAGAGCTCTTAGATGAAGTAGGAGACCGGGCTGTGATGAAAATGGAAAACTACAAGGAAAAGACAAAGCTCTATTTTGCAAAAAAAATCCAAAAtcagggaatatga